A single Osmerus mordax isolate fOsmMor3 chromosome 7, fOsmMor3.pri, whole genome shotgun sequence DNA region contains:
- the LOC136945429 gene encoding transcription factor-like 5 protein, translating into MPRRERSRTRLQKSRLRLQRPLPGHERSRARLQRSWPTLQRMLTSFACKTVRMSPQSAQYNCDSVGVIVSQTGCVTEDQGQILNTELNLLEMTDVEYTHLQHIIQTHMESQTADPDGSGDSRFNSTIFAVGSPAQQPTNTKVEIEYTATSSHTTPSNFPSTLTDGQSILTHSAKQDQFDVQGIKMVLVSDADGISGERTPTSCGEVPGSVLAKVRSAGDTTGDGCVEPFVNGAPLLARPNPPARVRLEKRFNCGEFPRQQDSQSVALTNFLTMLQHSSEAQEAAMHPQMQKWMRSDRSNPIELSHSYGGSFNPIAGFRGQGFGNTHVLETNKHQGLIIPKNFTFSCRQERMSAKTPCINNASPTDEQVWVKVENDGAAVRTALPAKRAKTRGPRSLKATTASTAGSADVNGAGGATGGTRKRGGGPVESSQRRERHNSKERDRRRRIRFCCDELNLLAPFCNHETDKATTLQWTTAFLKYIREVYGDSIKQEFQSTFCGKTGLRLKPSGVSSQILVHQETAETHSAPQAAEQ; encoded by the exons ATGCCCAGACGTGAGAGGTCCAGGACAAGACTTCAGAAGTCCAGGCTCAGACTTCAGAGGCCCCTGCCTGGACATGAGAGGTCCAGGGCCAGACTTCAGAGGTCCTGGCCCACACTTCAGAG GATGTTAACTTCATTTGCTTGCAAAACAGTGCGTATGTCACCTCAGTCAGCGCAGTACAACTGTGATTCTGTCGGCGTGATTGTGAGCCAGACTGGGTGCGTTACGGAAGACCAAGGTCAGATCTTGAACACCGAGTTAAACTTGCTGGAGATGACTGATGTGGAGTACACACATCTTCAACACATCATCCAGACGCACATGGAGTCACAAACAGCTGACCCGGACGGATCAGGAGATTCCCGATTTAACTCAACCATTTTTGCTGTGGGCAGCCCTGCTCAACAACCGACGAATACAAAGGTTGAAATCGAGTACACCGCGACGTCTTCCCATACCACCCCATCAAATTTTCCATCAACATTAACTGATGGGCAGTCCATTTTGACTCACTCAGCCAAGCAAGATCAATTTGATGTTCAGGGGATAAAAATGGTTCTAGTCAGTGATGCTGATGGCATATCAGGTGAAAGGACACCGACCTCCTGCGGGGAAGTCCCAGGCTCGGTCTTGGCCAAAGTCAGAAGTGCGGGTGATACAACAGGAGACGGTTGTGTTGAGCCATTTGTCAATGGTGCCCCTTTACTGGCCAGGCCTAACCCTCCTGCCCGAGTTCGTCTGGAGAAAAGGTTTAACTGTGGTGAATTCCCCAGACAGCAAGATTCACAGTCAGTAGCTCTTACCAA TTTTTTGACAATGCTTCAGCATTCCTCAGAAGCACAAGAAGCAGCTATGCATCCTCAAATGCAGAAATGGATGAGATCAGACCGAAGCAATCCCATTGAACTGTCACACTCGTATGGAGGGAGCTTCAACCCCATTGCAGGCTTTCGTGGTCAA GGATTTGGTAACACTCATGTGCTTGAAACCAACAAGCATCAAGGATTGATTATCCCAAAGAACTTCACATTCAGCTGCCGTCAAGAGAGAATGAGTGCAAAAACACCCTGCATCAATAACGCATCCCCAACAGATGAACAGGTGTGGGTGAAAGTAGAAA ATGATGGTGCTGCTGTAAGAACTGCACTTCCTGCTAAACGGGCTAAAACCCGTGGCCCTCGGAGCCTAAAGGCCACCACCGCCTCTACTGCAGGCTCAGCTGATGTAAATGGAGCTGGAGGGGCCACAGGAGGtaccaggaagagaggagggggccctGTGGAGAGTAGCCagcgcagagagagacacaacagcaaagagagagaccgcAG GAGGAGAATTCGCTTTTGCTGTGATGAGCTGAACCTGCTCGCACCGTTCTGTAACCATGAGACTGACAAAGCCACGACCCTGCAGTGGACCACCGCCTTCCTGAAGTACATCAGAGAAGTTTATGGAGATTCCATCAAACAG GAGTTCCAGAGCACATTCTGTGGAAAGACTGGCCTCCGTCTGAAGCCCAGTGGTGTCTCCAGTCAGATCTTGGTCCAccaggagacagcagagacacatAGTGCCCCACAGGCGGCAGAGCAGTGA